The following coding sequences are from one Flexibacter flexilis DSM 6793 window:
- a CDS encoding M3 family oligoendopeptidase: MQIPSRPQRHLLPADFTVTDWAALEPYFQQLADRSIASVDDLKNWLSDRSELESLLEEEMGWRYIRMTCDTTNPDHTAAFHFFVEEIEPNIAPFANLLNEKLNESPFAGQLDSVAYQNFLRNVRKDIEIFREENIPLQTQIQTEQQRYGAISAAMTVTLDGHEFTLQQAAVRLQETDRDVRQSVYEAIQSRRLQESEQLNELYTQLLGLRHQVAQNAGFENFRDYMFKAMGRFDYTPADCFAFHEAVAEQVVPLLNGLAEHRRQALELTELRPWDLAVDEERRNPLKPFSSGEELLDKTIQAFYNIDKYLGDCLSVMKEMGHLDLVSRKGKAPGGYNYPLDEIGVPFIFMNATSTLRDLVTLLHEGGHAVHSFLTREQPLQFFKHPPSEVAELASMSMELISMEQWHLFFENEDDLRRAKREHLAQILETLPWVATIDKFQHWVYENPTHTLEQRKAAWLSIYEQFSPSAVNWSGYEHFKANIWQKQLHLFEVPFYYIEYAIAQLGAVAVWKNYKENPQRGLEGYLNALRLGYAAPISQIYEAAYIRFDFSKEYIKELMDFVSAEMKAL, from the coding sequence ATGCAAATACCATCTCGTCCACAAAGACATTTGCTGCCTGCCGATTTTACGGTAACTGATTGGGCAGCCTTAGAACCCTATTTCCAACAGTTAGCAGACCGCTCTATTGCTTCGGTAGATGATTTAAAAAACTGGTTGTCAGATCGCAGCGAACTGGAATCTTTATTGGAAGAAGAAATGGGTTGGCGTTATATCCGCATGACCTGCGATACGACTAACCCCGACCATACCGCCGCTTTTCATTTTTTTGTAGAAGAAATTGAGCCGAATATCGCGCCGTTTGCCAATCTTCTGAACGAAAAACTCAACGAAAGTCCCTTTGCAGGGCAACTCGATAGCGTGGCGTATCAGAATTTTTTGCGCAACGTGCGAAAAGACATTGAGATTTTCAGAGAAGAAAATATTCCACTCCAAACCCAAATCCAGACCGAACAGCAACGTTACGGGGCAATTTCGGCAGCCATGACCGTAACCCTCGACGGCCACGAATTTACGCTACAACAAGCCGCCGTGCGCCTGCAAGAAACGGATAGAGACGTTCGCCAGTCGGTGTACGAGGCCATTCAGTCGCGCCGCCTGCAAGAAAGTGAGCAACTTAACGAGTTGTACACGCAGTTGTTGGGGCTGCGCCATCAGGTTGCCCAAAATGCTGGTTTTGAAAACTTTAGAGATTATATGTTTAAGGCAATGGGGCGTTTTGACTATACGCCAGCCGACTGTTTTGCTTTCCATGAGGCCGTAGCCGAACAGGTAGTACCTTTGCTTAACGGTTTGGCAGAGCATCGCCGCCAAGCCTTAGAACTCACCGAACTGCGCCCTTGGGATTTGGCTGTAGATGAAGAACGCCGCAACCCGCTTAAACCGTTTAGTTCGGGTGAAGAACTTCTGGACAAAACCATTCAAGCATTTTATAACATTGATAAATATTTGGGTGATTGTCTGTCCGTGATGAAGGAAATGGGGCATTTGGATTTGGTCTCGCGCAAAGGCAAAGCACCAGGCGGTTATAATTATCCGCTCGACGAAATCGGCGTGCCATTTATTTTCATGAATGCAACTTCTACGTTGCGTGATTTGGTAACATTGCTTCACGAAGGCGGCCATGCGGTGCATTCGTTCCTGACGCGCGAACAGCCGTTGCAGTTTTTCAAACATCCGCCGTCGGAAGTAGCCGAGTTGGCTTCGATGTCTATGGAATTGATTTCGATGGAACAATGGCATTTGTTTTTTGAAAATGAAGACGATTTGCGCCGCGCCAAACGCGAACATTTAGCCCAAATCCTCGAAACATTGCCTTGGGTGGCCACGATTGACAAATTCCAGCACTGGGTTTACGAAAATCCTACGCACACGCTGGAGCAACGCAAAGCGGCTTGGCTCAGTATCTACGAGCAATTTAGCCCAAGTGCCGTGAACTGGAGCGGTTATGAGCATTTCAAAGCCAATATTTGGCAAAAACAATTGCATTTGTTTGAAGTGCCGTTTTATTATATCGAATACGCTATTGCGCAATTGGGTGCGGTGGCCGTTTGGAAAAATTACAAAGAAAATCCGCAACGCGGCTTAGAAGGTTATCTCAATGCTTTGCGTTTGGGTTATGCCGCGCCGATTAGCCAAATTTATGAAGCGGCTTACATTCGTTTCGATTTTTCCAAAGAGTACATCAAAGAACTTATGGACTTTGTGAGTGCCGAAATGAAAGCGTTGTAA
- a CDS encoding sensor histidine kinase codes for MKNRTIALIVTLGVLCIAGIFSIQLFWLNRAFDLRETQFNFGVNIALRNVAVRLLHYNGHQMAAENPVSQLSPNYFVVRVNDVIDANVLELYLREELLKRNVIENFEYAIYDCVGEKMVYGNYVSLEKDEKNPSCTSSLPRWNTDNYYFGVYFPNKDANLLSSMGIWLFSTGVLVLVSVFFGYAMFVILKQKRLSEIQKEFINNMNHEFQTPLATITVAADVLRKPDIGKHPARLQNYANIIQHETQRLRSQVERLLQTASADKDVWELNRQTVHLHQVLEQVAESYTQTLQNVNGRIALDFPQNCSDEVSADGLHLRNAFANLIDNAIKYSALSPEIGIKTSCQKKGVLVEISDKGIGISAEHQRKIFDKFYRVPSGNLHNVKGFGLGLHYVKSVVEKHGGKINVHSRVGEGTTFGVWLPYSRK; via the coding sequence ATGAAAAATCGCACTATTGCACTCATTGTTACGCTGGGCGTGCTGTGTATCGCGGGTATTTTTTCCATTCAATTGTTTTGGCTGAATCGTGCTTTTGATTTGCGCGAAACCCAATTCAATTTTGGGGTAAATATTGCCTTGCGCAACGTGGCGGTGCGATTGCTTCATTACAACGGCCACCAGATGGCTGCCGAAAACCCTGTGAGTCAGCTTTCGCCCAATTATTTTGTGGTGCGCGTAAACGATGTGATTGATGCCAATGTGCTGGAGTTGTATTTGAGGGAAGAGTTACTCAAACGCAACGTAATCGAGAATTTCGAGTACGCCATTTATGATTGTGTGGGCGAAAAAATGGTGTATGGCAATTATGTTTCGTTGGAAAAAGATGAGAAAAATCCGTCGTGTACCAGTTCGCTGCCGCGTTGGAATACCGACAACTACTATTTTGGCGTTTATTTCCCGAATAAAGATGCTAACTTGCTCAGCAGCATGGGGATTTGGTTGTTTTCTACGGGCGTGTTGGTGTTGGTTTCCGTGTTTTTTGGCTATGCAATGTTTGTTATTTTGAAACAAAAACGCTTGTCTGAAATTCAGAAGGAGTTTATCAATAACATGAACCACGAATTTCAAACGCCGTTGGCCACTATCACCGTTGCCGCCGACGTTTTGCGTAAGCCCGACATTGGCAAACATCCCGCACGTCTCCAGAATTACGCCAATATTATTCAGCACGAAACGCAACGCTTGCGCAGCCAAGTGGAACGCCTTTTGCAAACGGCTTCCGCCGACAAAGACGTGTGGGAACTCAATCGCCAAACCGTACACTTGCATCAGGTATTGGAGCAAGTGGCCGAGAGCTACACCCAAACGTTGCAAAATGTGAATGGTCGTATCGCGCTTGATTTTCCGCAAAACTGCTCCGATGAGGTCTCCGCCGACGGCCTGCATTTACGGAATGCCTTCGCCAATTTGATAGACAATGCCATCAAATACAGCGCATTATCTCCCGAAATTGGTATTAAAACTTCGTGCCAGAAAAAAGGCGTTTTAGTAGAAATTTCGGATAAAGGCATTGGTATTTCGGCGGAGCATCAGCGCAAAATTTTTGATAAATTTTACCGCGTTCCGTCTGGAAACCTGCACAACGTCAAAGGCTTTGGGCTGGGGTTGCATTACGTGAAGTCGGTGGTAGAAAAACACGGCGGCAAAATCAATGTGCACAGCAGGGTAGGAGAAGGCACAACTTTTGGTGTGTGGCTGCCATATTCTCGAAAATAA
- the proC gene encoding pyrroline-5-carboxylate reductase produces MKILIIGGGNMGTTYAESLVASHAISRQDLHLLERTEAKAEVFRAKGFVNVHLQAGDYIDEIDVIILAVKPQDAHKVYPMIAPYINDKHLILSVMAGVKIQNIQATLPTERIIRVMPNLPAQIGMGMSGFTADASVSKVELFAIQNLLNTTGKSIYFEQESLIDAVTAVSGSGPAYVYYFMESMINAAQQMGFSLQQAELLVEQTFMGAVHLLNLRDLSCREWITRVASKGGTTEAALSVFEARALDKIIAEGLQKANERAIALGQ; encoded by the coding sequence ATGAAAATACTCATTATCGGCGGCGGAAACATGGGCACTACCTACGCGGAAAGTTTGGTAGCAAGTCACGCCATTTCGCGCCAAGATTTACATTTGTTGGAGCGCACCGAAGCCAAAGCAGAGGTTTTTCGCGCCAAAGGTTTCGTGAATGTGCATTTGCAGGCAGGCGACTACATCGACGAAATAGACGTAATTATTTTGGCCGTAAAGCCTCAAGACGCGCATAAAGTTTACCCCATGATTGCGCCTTACATTAATGACAAACACTTGATTTTGAGTGTGATGGCGGGTGTAAAAATCCAAAATATACAAGCGACTTTGCCCACCGAACGCATTATTCGCGTAATGCCCAACTTGCCCGCCCAAATCGGAATGGGAATGTCGGGGTTTACGGCGGACGCGTCCGTGAGTAAAGTGGAGCTTTTCGCAATTCAAAACCTGCTGAACACGACGGGCAAATCCATTTATTTTGAACAAGAAAGCCTCATTGATGCGGTTACGGCGGTGTCGGGTAGCGGCCCTGCGTATGTGTATTATTTTATGGAATCTATGATAAATGCAGCGCAGCAAATGGGTTTTAGCTTACAGCAAGCCGAATTGTTGGTGGAACAAACTTTTATGGGTGCGGTGCATTTGCTCAACTTGCGCGATTTGTCGTGCCGCGAATGGATTACGCGCGTAGCGTCTAAAGGCGGTACTACGGAGGCCGCTTTGTCGGTGTTTGAGGCGCGTGCGCTGGACAAAATCATTGCCGAAGGTCTCCAAAAAGCCAACGAAAGAGCCATTGCTTTAGGACAATAA